The following proteins come from a genomic window of Athalia rosae chromosome 1, iyAthRosa1.1, whole genome shotgun sequence:
- the LOC105687025 gene encoding uncharacterized protein LOC105687025, whose product MRFFMKIVSLCILITSQTRGEKTSTTSTSLKEPRAYLTSVVDALWQKIREYGVWNLPVLDVTAEYNTETMGFTLLGPVSFEDGFVLDMGSVALSAHRFSSGASPSKSEIDGEILVQGLQIFRDFRADFTTESRIGSIVLSPVNCAFNIRITKPHNNDTVDYSVGNAYSSTIVWNIRPDDVLTRLMRRSFGHHSTKTTGSLLDDTLQSWMPIFKRMLDEIVPNIKYPELVL is encoded by the exons ATGCggtttttcatgaaaattgtaTCGTTGTGTATACTTATTACTTCGCAAACTAGAGGAGAGAAAACAAGTACAACAAGTACATCTCTCAAGGAACCGAGAGCCTACCTCACATCGGTCGTCGATGCGCTTTGGCAAAAGATCAGAGAATACGGCGTATGGAATCTTCCCGTTCTCGACGTAACCGCGGAATATAA CACCGAGACTATGGGTTTCACTCTGTTGGGCCCGGTGTCGTTCGAAGATGGTTTTGTTTTGGACATGGGCTCCGTTGCGCTAAGTGCTCACAGGTTCAGTAGCGGTGCATCGCCATCGAAATCCGAAATCGACGGAGAGATACTTGTACAGGGTTTACAAATATTCAGAGACTTTCGTGCAGACTTTACAACTGAATCTAGAATCGGATCGATTGTGTTATCTCCAGTTAACTGTGCATTCAACATCCGG ATCACAAAGCCACATAACAATGATACCGTCGATTACAGCGTAGGGAATGCCTACAGCAGTACTATCGTTTGGAATATTCGTCCCGACGACGTGTTGACTAGATTAATGCGTAGATCGTTCGGCCATCATTCAACCAAAACTACGGGGTCGTTGTTGGACGACACGTTGCAATCTTGGATGCCTATATTCAAGAGAATGCTAGACGAAATAGTCCCAAATATAAAGTATCCTGAGCTAGTTTTATAA